GCTGTCTCGTAGTCCGTCTCGACGAGCAGTTCGCCGACCTCTCGGTACATGACGGTGTCCTCGTCGATGTCTTCGAGCTCGTCGAGCGCCGTCTCGGCTTCGTTGAGCTGCGTTTCGGCCTCGTTCTTCTGGGCCGCGACCTGCTGTGCGGTCTCCTGAAGGTCCTGAAGCTGTTCGAGTTTCTCCTGTGCTTCCGGCG
This DNA window, taken from Natranaeroarchaeum aerophilus, encodes the following:
- a CDS encoding prefoldin subunit beta encodes the protein MQGNLPPEAQEKLEQLQDLQETAQQVAAQKNEAETQLNEAETALDELEDIDEDTVMYREVGELLVETDYETANDDLDEKVDSLEIRVETLTKQEERVQEQFEDLQGELEELLGGGPGGAPMGGPGGA